The Leptospira mtsangambouensis genomic sequence ACATCGTATGAACTGGATATTGAAGAGAATTTTTCCCACCATTGAGTGAAGTATAAGATTTTTCAAAGAAGGTTCGGTTCCCCTCTACTTGGATATCAATCCATTCATTTAGTCGATAACCAAAACCCACTAACAACCGTTCAGGCAGTCGTTCTTTTAGTTTTTCAGTTTCTAAGTATTTGTCAAATCGATAGGTTCCTGGTGATTCTAAAATGTACCCCAATCGAAAGTTACCATATTGAAATGCACTTGATACCGATACATTCCAAGAATAGGAACTATATCCACCCATACGTCCCGAAACACCCGGACCCAAATGAAGGGCGAATGATAAATACTCGTTCCATCTCCAGGTAACAAAACCTTGAAAGGCATAATTCGAATACCTTTCATCCGCTGGAAAAGACCTTAAAAAAATTGGTTTTCCCCGAAACCCAAATCCTATCGATTCCGAATATGAAAAATAAGTAGCACCAGAAAGATATAAAGGAGATGTTTTTGGGTTCGCATAACTTAAGTTTACTCCTCCATCCACAATATGTTTGTTTTGAAATGAAAGAAAGGCAGAATTTCCGTAAACGGTTCCCATTGAATTTGGGCTAACCACCCCGGATGAAGATAATCCCAACAAGTAGGCAGATGGATAAGCTGATTCATAACCAGAAACTTGTGCGGAAATTGTTCCCAAAAAACTAGTGGAGAAATAAAGAGCAATGACAGGGAAATACCATTTTCTTTTGAAAATCATTTACTGCCATTACTCCAAAGATTTATTGGAAAGAAAAGGGATTTCTTATGACAAAACCACTCTACAAACAATTTCGGTCCCCACAAGGTTGGTATTCCTTTCTATTCCCTGCCACTTGGGAACATATGGTAGTGGAAGAAATTCCTGCTTTTTTCCATCCTGATGGCGGAGGTGCTTTGCAAGTTTATGCCTTCGAATCAAAATTAGAAGATTTCAACGTAGACAAAGAATTAGAAAACTATTTAAAAATTCACGAAATCGATTATGATGCGGAAAACGTGGCAGTTTTTGAAAACAATGAAGGTTCCTCTATTCGGGCCTGCGAATTTTTAAAGGAAGATCGAGTATGGATGGTGTATATGGTTGCAAACCAGTCTAGAATGCTTCTTGTCACTTACAACTCTGATGAAGAAGTGGGTGATGAACTTTTCCAACAGTTAACCAACATTATCAGTTCGGTACGATTTTTGAATTAATTTCTTTCCCTTTTTTACTTTACAGAAATAAAATTTATCTTAGTCTCTATTCCACTCGTTAGTGTCGGAATTAGGAGACCATATGAAAAAAATAGGGTACGGAATTGGAGCAGTCATTGCAACAATTCTCCTCATCGTAATCATCGCGTTAGTTTTTGCTGGAAGTTTGATCACTCCCAGTTTTTTAGTCAAACAGATCGAATCATCCATCAATGTACGAGCCCATGTCGAATCAGTCAACATCAGTCTATTCAATGTCCTCTCTGGAATTGAAATTGAAGGGATCATCCTTGCCCCAAGAGATGAAGTAGCCAACAAAGGCATCCCTCTGGACGAAAGAAAATCAAAGCCAAAAGGTCTTATCCAATTGGGAAAAGCAGATGTTAAAATATCTTTTTTAGCACTTCTCACAAAAACCTTAAAGGTAAATAAAATCCTACTCAAACAACCAGAAATCTCTCTTACGATGAATGAAGACGGTGGAAATAATTTAACATCTCTTTTTAAAACACCTAAAATTGTAGATGGTGAAAAGAATCCAGCGCTTTCTCCCGAAGCTTTAGCGGAGAAGAAAAAAGAAGCTGAGGAAGAAGCAAAGGAAAAGGCAAGTGCCCCACCTTCTGGACCTTTTTCCATCAAAGACATTCCGATTGCCATTAAGATGGGACTTGTGGGGATTCAAGAAGGAAACATCCAAGTTTATATGAGAAAAACTGGCCAACAAATTTTGGTTCAAAAATTAGATTTAGAATTAAAAGATATTGATATTGATGGAAGTGATTTAGATTCGCATAACAATGTAAATGTGAATTTTGATGCGGATGTCACAATCATCGGTAGAAACAAAAAAGAAGCTGCCAAGTTTATATTGGAAACAGAAGGGAAGGTAACTCCTTTTGTGGTCAAAACAGGGCTAGTGAATCCTAAAGTAAATTATGAAGTTACCATGAAAGAAGACTCTTTTGTTTCTGGATTTGCTGCTTTCGATGCGATTGCAGGGGAACTTCCTGCCTTGAACCAAGCCGGTTTAAAACTAGACAAACTCAAAGAAAAAGCGGAACTAAAAAAAGACGTATCCTTTCATGTTGAATATAGCAATGGAAAGGTAACCTTTCTCGACGAACCCACTTTTCCAACCAAAAACTATGACTTACAAATCACCAAAGGATCTTACATCGTCACTACAACAAATTACCATGAAATGAGAATGGGTATGCTCTATGATGAAGATGAATCCAAAAAATCTCTAGCATCAGTGGATGAAAAAATCAAACAAGTTACCAAAGGCCAAGGTGATCCGAAAGCCCTCCGCAATAAAATTGTTGGCAATCTCGTCAAAGACGAAAGGCTTTTTATTCCTTTTCGAACCTATGGAGACATTCGCAATCCAAATGTAGAACTTGGTGTGGGTCTAGGTACCATCACCGATCTTATCGGAGGCGCTGTCAAAGAAGTCATCAAAGGAAAAGCTGGTGATGCGTTGAAAAAAATTCCGGGTGCGGGAAATGCTCTGAAAGGATTGGGATTTTAAATCGAAAAAGCATCCCTTTACTTTCCTCTATGCATAAAAAAAGGGACTAAATTTTTAGTCCCTTTTTTGTTTGGTTTTAGAAATCAGTTAGAGTTTTGAATTCTATCTATCTCCCACCACCAGATCTTTTTCTCATACTTGCATCCAAAACTTTTTTACGTAGACGCAAACTTTGAGGAGTTACTTCCAGAAGTTCATCATCATCTAAAAATTCAATGGATTGTTCCAAGGTGAGTTTCTTCGGTGGAACAAGACGAATTGCTTCATCTGATCCAGAAGCACGAACGTTGGTTAACTTCTTCTCACGAACTGGGTTTACTTCCAGGTCAGAATCCCTGCTGTTCATCCCAAGAATCATCCCCGGATACACGGCTACTTGTGGTTCAATGAAAAGGTCCCCACGTTCTTGCACTTTCCATAATGCATATGCAGTGGATTCCCCAGAGTCCATAGAAATAAGAGCTCCGTTTTTACGACCAGGAATTTCACCTTTGTATTTATCAAATCGTAGGAAACGGCTAGACATTACCCCTTCCCCTCGAGTTTCAGAAATAAAATGACCTCTAAATCCAATGAGTCCCCTTGTTGGAATGGTGTATTCCACGCGAGTGATTCCGGAAGTATGAGCATCCATTCCTGTTAACTCACCTTTACGGCGGTTTAGTTCTTGGATACAAGCTCCCGAGTATTGGTCAGGTAAGTCCATTACGAGTGTTTCGTAAGGTTCAATCTTTTCCCCAAGTTCGTTTTGTTTGATGATTACTTCTGGACGAGATACTTGGAGTTCGTATCCTTCCCTTCTCATGTTTTCAATGAGGATGGATAAGTGGAGTTCTCCACGTCCTAAAATTTTAAAACGATCTTTGTCTTCCGTTTCTTCCAAACGAAGTGCCACGTTGGTTTCAAGTTCCCGGTCAAGGCGTTCTCTTAAGTTTCTTGTGGTAACAAACTTTCCTTCTTTTCCAGCAAACGGAGAGTTATTGACCATAAAGAACATGGAAACGGTTGGTTCTTCTACTTGGATGGCAGGGAGTGGGAGTGGATTCCCAAGATCGCAAACTGTATCTCCAATGAATACATCTGGAATCCCGGCCATAGCGACGATATCTCCAGAACCCGCTTCATCGATTTCGTAACGAGTGAGTCCTTCATAGCCATAAAGCTTGGTAATTTTGTAGTTAGCAGTGGTTCCATTTGTTTTTGCTAAAGTGACATCTGCACCTTTTTTCATGGTTCCTTGGTAGATTTTACCAATGGCAATACGACCTACATATTCATTATAATCAAGAGCTGTGACTTGGAATTGGAGGGCTTTGTCACTTTCGTTTTTTACGGCAGCAACATGTTCCAAAACTTTATCAAGAAGAGGTTCGATGTTGACACCAGGAACTTCCGAAAGTTGGTTTACTGCCCAACCTTGTTTTGCCGAAGCATAGATGATTGGAAAGTCTAACTGTTCTTCGGTGGCACCAAGATCACTAAACAAATCGAAAACTTTGTCAACTGAATATCCTGGTCTTGCACCTTCGCGATCCACTTTGTTCACAACCACAATCGGTCTGTGCCCAAGTTGGAGAGACTTTCCAAGTACAAAACGAGTTTGTGGCATTGGACCGTCAAATGCATCGACAAGTAATAATGTACAGTCTGTCATGGACAGAACTCGTTCCACTTCCCCTCCAAAGTCAGCGTGACCTGGAGTGTCTACGATATTAATGCGAGTGCCTTTGTATTTTACCGAAGTGTTCTTGGCAAGGATGGTAATCCCTTTTTCCTGTTCCAAAGTGTTGGAATCCATGAGTCTTTCTCGGTCTTCTTTTGCGGTTACGGCGCCCGTATGGCGAAGGATACAATCTGTTAGTGTCGTCTTACCGTGGTCGACGTGTGCGATGATGGCGATGTTGCGAATTTCCATTGTTTTTACCAGAAATTCTAATCCAGTTAGGCTGTAAATGGGGATTTCAGTTTGACAAGAGGTGCCCATCAGAAATCCTGGTAAGAACTACATTCGAGAAAGAGATTAGGATAGTTATATGTTCGCCATCATTGAACTTGGAGCCAAACAATTTAAAGTGTCTCCTGACCAGGTATTCGTCGCAGAAAAAACAGGAAACTCGGTTGGAAGCACAGTAGAAACGAAAGTCCTACTCCTTTCCGATAATAACAAAGTGAACATTGGTTCACCAGCACTATCTGGTGCCAAAGTAACTTTGAAAGTATTAGAAGACTGCAAGGGTGATAAAATCCACGGTTTCAAATACAAAAAAAGAAAAAACTACAAGAAGTCTTGGGGTCATAGACAACAACTCCAAAAACTCCAAGTAGTTTCAATCAACGGATAATTGATTTATAGTAAGATTTTTAAAGATTTAGGAGGGCAAATCGCAGGAATCCAACTGGAAGGACATTCTCCCAAGGACTTAGGTTCGAAAGGCGAAAATCTTTTGTGTGCAGGAGTTTCCACTCTGGTTCAGAGTGCTCACTCCTATTTGGCATCACAAAGCAGTTTGGAATCGGAAGAAAAACGAGACGGATACTTAAGTTTTTTAGTCAAAAAGAACCAAAGAGATGGCTACCAAAGCCTACTTTCCATGGTTGAGTTTGGATTAAAATCTTTAGAAAACTCTCATTCCCAAGCGATTTCCATCCAAGACGAAATAATAAAGGGGTAAACAATGGCTACAAAGAAAGGTGGAGGATCCACAAAGAACGGTCGTGATTCGGTATCGAAAAGACTTGGTGTAAAAGTTTACGGTGGGCAATTTGCCATCGCTGGTAACATCATTGTGCGCCAACGAGGAACTGAATACAAACCGGGAAAAAACGTAGGGATTGGTCGTGACCATACTCTTTACGCACTCGTTGATGGAGTTGTGACTTTCGAACACGTAACTAGAGAAAGACAACAAATCTCCGTTTACCCGAAAGTGTAATCCTCTCATACATTTGAGAGGCAAAACCCGTTTTAGGATCTCCCTTGAACGGGTTTTTTTTTGACCAAAGGAAATTATGAGCGGATTTATCGACGAAGTACCCATTCAAATTCGAGCCGGACACGGAGGGGCAGGTTCTGTCCATTTCCATAAAGAGAAATTTGTAGAATTTGGCGGTCCGGATGGGGGTGACGGAGGCAAAGGGGGCGATGTCATTTTTGTTGCCGAAGGTCGGATGATGACTTTGGAAAACTACCTCCCCGATCGAATGTATGCCGCACAAGACGGCGAACCTGGTCTTGGGCAAAACCGGAACGGAAAAAACGGCGAAGATTTAATTCTAAAAGTGCCAGTCGGAACCCAAATCATTGATTCTGTTACCATGGAACTTATTTACGACTTCAACCATGATGGGGAGACTTTTACCATTGCTACGGGCGGACGTGGCGGAAAAGGAAATACCTTTTTCAAAACTTCTGTCCAACAAGCTCCTCGTTATAGCCAACCCGGAGAAGATGGTGGGCAACTTTCGTTAATCTTAGAATTAAAATTACTCGCAGACATTGGAATTGTTGGACTTCCTAATGCTGGCAAGTCGACCCTACTCGCAAAAATCACCCACGCTCATCCTAAAATTGCTGGATATGCTTTCACTACTCTTTCACCTAACCTTGGTGTGGTGCATAGACACGAAGATTTGTTTCGATACACAGTGGCAGATATTCCTGGAATCATTGAAGGGGCTTCTCGGGGTGTAGGCCTTGGGATTAGTTTTCTCAAACACATTGAACGAGTCCAAGGGATTCTTTTTCTTTTTGACGGTGGGAATTTACAACTCGAAGAAGAATTGGAAATGTTACGAAGCGAACTTGGGAACTATAATCAGGTTCTACTTTCTAAGAAATTCTTAATTGTAATCAATAAAATGGATATTTGGGATGGGGATCCCGAATTCACAGCGGAGATCCAAAAGAACTACTCCCATTTAGGGGAAATCATTTGTATTTCTGCAGATAAAGAGTCGAACCTAGACTACCTACTAGAACGAATTGATAAAGTATTTTTCCCTGAAAAATCGAAGTTAGTTTATGAAAACACGTAAGGAATTTTTAAGTTCAATTCAAAAAGCGAAACTCATTGTCATCAAAATTGGGAGCGCTCGTGTTTCCGGTGAAGAAACAAAAATCAATGACTTTTTATATGATTTAGTCGGTGACATACGAACTCTTCGGGACCAAGGAAAGGAAGTGATTCTCGTTTCCTCTGGTGCTATTGCCCAAGGCAAAAAACTTCTTAACGAAAAAAGTGGAAACGTTCCGAACGGAAAAACCACACTGGCCGAAAAACAAGCATTAGCTGCTATGGGCCAAAACAGACTCCTGAATCTTTATGAAAGTTTTTTTAGCCGTGTGAATATCCCTATGGCACAAATTCTTTTTGGAAGAAAGGATTTGAATGAAGATAAAAGTTTTACCAATCTCAAACAAACCTTCCGCCAACTTCTAGATTGGGGAATTCTACCCATCGTGAATGAAAACGATTCCGTTTCCACAGAAGAAATCAATTTAGGAGATAACGATATCCTTTCAGCCATTGTTGCCTCCATTGTCGGAGCGGATCTTCTCCTCATTCTAACAGGTGTCGATGGATTTTTGAAAGAGGATTTCAAAATTGATTTATTCACTGAAATTACAAAAGATACTGAAAGTCTGGCAACAGGACCTTCGGGCCCTGGAACTGGTGGAATGTTTACCAAAATTAATGCCGCTAAACTTTTGTTACCTTACGGAATCAAAACTGGGATTGTGAATGGCGAGAAAAAACATGCGATTTCCCAATTCTTTGAAACAGAAAATTTTGGAACCTTGATTGCCAACACTGCCTTCCCACACCGAATTCCTAATGCTTCTGAAATCCAAACCCATTTCTTTTCTTTAACTTCGGAGTAAAATTATGGCAGATGAATTGACAAGTTACGCAAAAGACCTAGCAACCAAGGCCAGATTAGCCAGTAGAGGTCTAAAAGCATTCACCACTTTAGAAAAAAACTCGGTTCTGAAACGTGTGGAAGAACTTCTTTTGGAAAATGAATCTGCGATCATCGAAAAAAACCAAATTGATATGAAGAATGGCCAAGAGAAAGGTTTATCCTCCTCGATGATGGATCGACTCCTTCTTGATTCCAAACGAATCAAGGGAATGGCAAAAAGCATCGAAGAAATTCGTAACCTTCCTGATCCCGTGGGGGAAGTGGTTCGTGGAACCATCCTTCCCAATGGACTCGAACTTCTTACCAAACGCGTGCCTATTGGTGTGGTCATGACGATTTTTGAATCCAGACCCAATGTCATCATTGATATTGCTTCTCTTTCATTTAAATCAGGGAATGCCTGTATTTTGCGCGGTGGTTCAGAAGCCTTTCATTCGAATTTAATCCTTTCTTCTTTATTTCATCAGGCCATTGAAGAAAAAAAACTACCCGGTGTGACAAAGGATGTCGTGACCTTTGTCGAAAATACAAACAGAGAAGCAATGGTTCCTTTTTTCCAATTAGATGATTTAATTGATGTCATTGTTCCCCGAGGTGGAGAGGCTCTCATTCGGTTTGTTTCGGAAAACAGTAAAATTCCTGTCATCAAACATGATAAAGGTGTTACTAATCTATACCTTTCCCAACATGCAAATCCAGAGATTGTCCTTCCGATTTTACTGAATTCAAAAGTGCAACGCCCTGGGGTTTGTAATGCTTTGGAGAACCTTTTGGTTCATAAAGACTATCCAAATTTAAAAAATTTATTGGAATCTTTAGAATCAAATGGAGTGCAAATTCTTGGGGATGAATCCGTTCGTAAAATTGTGCCTTCGACCAAACTAGCCTCAGAAGAAGATTTTTATACTGAGTTTTTAGATACGAGACTTAGTATAAAAATAGTAAATTCCCTTTCAGAGGCAATGGAAAATATCCGAAAGTATAGTTCCGGTCATACAGAATGTATTCTATCGGAAGATATCACAGAGATCCAAACCTTTCAGAAGGAATTAGATAGTGCTGCTATTTTTGTAAATTGTTCCACCCGTTTTCATGATGGCGGTGAATATGGACTTGGTGCTGAGGTTGGAATTTCTACTGGTAAACTTCATGTGCGTGGACCAATGGGACTCATTCACTTAACAACGACTACAACTTATGTGACAGGAAGAGGACAAGTCCGCGGATAAGGATGGAAGTTTTGTTTTTTGGAGGAAGTTTCAATCCCCCACATTTGGGACATCGCCATGTCATTGAAACGATTTCCAAATCCTATCCCAATGACTTACTTTATATTTGTCCTAACTATGTTTCTCCTTTGAAAAAAAAGGGAAAAGAGTTTCGTGCAAATGAAATTTGGGAACTATGTCTTAGCGAATTTGAAAGTTTCCTTTCGGAAAAAGTGATCCTTTGGGATGAGGAAATCAAAAAACCAAATATAAGTTATACGGTTGATAGTTTACGTTTATTACAGAATCTCCATCCGAATGCGCAAATTTCTCTTGTGATAGGAGAAGATAATTTAAGCTCTTTTGATCTGTGGAAGTCCTTTCGAGAAATTCTAAATCTCGTCAAAATGGTTGTTGTAGTGAGGAGAGAAACTTCTTTTCCGAATGAAGTTTTCATTCCAGAATTTATTCCCAAATCCAAAATCAGGGTTTTGACAAATCCTGTATTACCCATCAGTAGCACAGAAATTCGACAAATTTTTTATGGAAACTTAGTTACAGAGTATCTTTTACCTAAAACCAAGGAACTGGCTCTGAAGTTTTTAAATCTAAGAGATGATGGTGACCCAAAGTGAAACAAATTCCAAAGACAAATGTTTCCTTAGAGGACTGGATTTTATTTTTTACCGAAGAAGTTCCAAACCATGTCACAGAAACCAGGTTTCAACATATCCTTCGAGTGGCAAATTATGCGGAATCACTTGCAAAAATTCACGGACACCCCCATCCGAAAAAAGCATACCTCGCAGGCCTTTGTCATGACATCACCAAACAGAAAAAACCGGAAGTCCATTCGAAACTCTTTCATGAATATTCTCTAGAACTAAACGATATTCCCTCGCAGGCCCTTCATGCTTTTTCGGCTCCGCTATGGTTAGAGAGAGAATATGGTTTCTCTGATTCTGAAATTGCAAAAGCAATTTCCTCCCATACCTTAGGAAATACCTCACCATCACTTTTGGACCAAATTCTCTATGCTGCGGATTTTTTAGGATCTGACTATGCATTCCGACAACCGGACCTTTCCTTATGGGTGGCAAAAACGGAGGAAAATTTATTATACGGAGTTTTTATGAAAGCCTCTCAAACCATTTCCTTTCTAATGGAAAAAAAGGAAGTCATCCATCCCTATACGTTTTATACGTATAACCAATCAGCTAATTTAATCAAGGAAACCAAATAGATGTTACGCGAAGCTCCTAAAAAACAACCGATCCCGGCAAAAACTCTTCTCATTGCAGCTGGTTCCTTCTTTTTGATTGCCCTACTTTTTTTAGTGTTTCGTTCGAAAGGTGGCTTTTCTCTAGACCAAAAATTTTCCCAAAGCAAACGACTTCCCATTCTCTTCTCTGTCATTGGTGAAAAGGATGAATATCTATTTTCTCTTTATGCGGAGTTTTATCCGAATGAGAAAAAAGCTGCTTTATTCTTTGTAAATCCCAAAACCAGTTTTGATGATGGAGAAAAGTCACTCAAAGAAAAAGGAAGTTCTGCCCCTTCTTATTTGGAATCTGTTTTGGAAGATACTTTAGATTCCAATATTCCATTTAAAATCGTTTGGACCAAAGAACAGTTTCAAAATTGGGTAAATTTACTTGGCGGACTAAATTTATTTTTTGAACCAAAATCACAGCACATAACCAAAAACTACGCTCGTAACAAACAGACGTACATTCTGGATGGTGAGGATTGTTTTGATTGGATGAGTTCACTCACCGATGAATCGATGATTTCCTATATCAGAAGGCTCGAAATCCAAGAAACAATATTTTTAACCATCTTAGAATCCATTCATGATAAAAGAGATCTACTCGGAAAACAAAGGGTGGCTTACCTTCATAGCCAGATGACCACAAATCTTTCAGCTAAAGAATGGGAAACATTGATTGATTTTTTGAAAAAAGAAAAGATCCATTTTGGAGTATCTGAAGTTCCGGGTGAGCCAATGGGTCGCCCAAAATTCAAAGATGAAGTTTTAAAAGCCAATGAAGAAACGGTAAAAGTTGCCTTCCATAAATTCTCTAGTGAACTCAAATCCTTATCTTTTAGCGAAGGGGAAAGAGCAAGGATCGAAGTCTTAAATGGAACTCCTAAAAATGGGCTTGCCAGATATGGTAAGGTGCTTCTGAATGATAAGGGTCTGAAAGTTCTCTCCGTTGACAATGCCTGGGATTCTAGTTTTAAATCCAGTATCATCCTAAACCGCTCCGGAAACACACAGTACACCGATCTTATCTCCGATACATTTCAAGGACGCAAGGTTTACTTTGCACTGAGAAAAGATTTAGGGTTAGATGCCACTGTGATCCTCGGGGAAGATTTTCAAAATTCCAAGGACTAAAATGCCGAATATCAGCGCCGAGACATTAGAACATCTCAAAAAAATCAAACAAACGTTAATTGACAAAAAATGTGAAAACATCCAATTTTTGGATCTAAAAGATGTACATAGTTATTTATCTTTATTCGTAATTGCAACTGTCAAAACTGAAACACAAGGTAGATCTTGTGCGAAGGACATTGATAAATACATGAAACCTTTGAAACTGGCAGTCAAAAGACAAAACCTAACAGATCTACCTAAGGACGCAACAGGTTGGATCCTTCTCGATTACGGTGAAATTTGTGTGCATATTATGACTGACGAAATGAGAACCTATTATTCATTAGATCGTCTCTGGGGAGATGCCACTCCTATTGTTGTATAAGAGTGAGTGTATCTTCCCAGTTGTCTTTTGGCAACTCGCAAGAAAAATTGCGGCAAACATAGAATAAAATCCCAGAGCCCGCCCCTCTACCCGTAAGGAGTTCTAATTCTTCCGCTAATTGTTTTGCCTTTGATTCTTCCAATACAAGCCAAACCAAATTCGGATCTTTTAATTTACTTAATTTTTTCCGAATGGATTTGATTTCCGTTGCATCCTTGTCTTTGTAAACCACAAGGACTTCCTTCGAAGGGTATTGAAATTTTTGGAATGCTGATATCATCGAAGGGTAACTTAACGAATTTTGCGTTAGTTCTGGAAGGAAATAAGAAAAAATAGCATTCGCCTTTGATTCTAAATCCTGTCCTTTGTATCCAAAAGAAAACAAAAGATAAAACAAATGTAAGATGGTTGAATTCCCAGATGGTTCAACTCCATCATAACCTTCAATAGTTCTTACAATTAAATCTTCATTCCCATGAAAGGATTCGTAAAATGGACCCACAGTGGAGGCAAAATGAGAGAACAAATATTCCAAAGAACGTTTTCCCTTAGTATAGGCTTCAATATCTTCATCCAACTGAAAAAGTTTCATAGAAACCCAAATGAATTCTGTATAATCGGGTAATGTTCCAAAATATTTGGCCTCTCCTTCTCGGAATCGCCTTAATATGGAACCATCTTCACCAACTAGTTGTTTTGTGATAAACTGATAAATCTTTTTGGCATCATTGAGATACTCAGTGTCACCAGAAACCTCATAAGCAGACAAAAGAGCACGAATCCAAAGACAATTCCAGGAAGTAAGGACTTTGTCATCTCGAAGGGGTCTAATCCTTTGGCTACGATTTGCCAATAGTTTTTCTTTTGTGTTTTCTAATTTGTTAGTAAACTCTGGTTTGAATTGAATCCCATCCACAAAAGGATTTTTTCCCTTCCAATATACATGTAAGATGTTTTGGTGTTCAAAATTTCCTTCTTCGGTGACATTCCAAAATCCTTGGATTTCTTCATCAGGAATAATTTGATTCAATTCAGAATGGGTCCAAAGATAAAATTTTCCCTCTTCTCCTTCGGAATCGGCATCTTCTGCACTGGCAATCCCACCGGAACCCAAGGTCATATCACGTCTGATATACGAAACGATTTCTCGAATCACTTCTAAAAAGAAAGGTTCTTCTGTAGCCTTGTATAACAAAGAGAGGGCTTCCACATAGAGGGAGTTGTCATACAACATCTTCTCAAAATGAGGAACGAGCCATTCATGATCGGTCGCATAACGGCAAATTCCACCACCGACTTGGTCATAAATCCCACCGGATTTCATGGCATAGGCTGTGTTAAATGCCATCTCCAAGGCACGAGGGTCTTTTTTTAATAAGTAGAATTCCGTAAGGAAACTGAGGGCCATACTCGGGGGAAATTTATTAACTGAGTTAGTTTTGAATCCAAAAAAATCTTTATCGTACACTTGCAGGTATCGTTCAAAATTATTTTCGATGATTTCTTTCGCAGGCAGTTTTCCTTCATTGGGTCTAGTTTCATGATCACGTAAATACTGTGTCAAATCAGAAGCAGCTGTGACGAGTTCTTCTCTTTGGTTCTTCCATGCCTCGGAAACCAATCGAAGGACCTCTTTAAAACTTCGTTTTCCGTAGCGATTTTCCGGAGGGAAGTAAGTTCCCCCAAGGATTGGTTCCTTTGTGGGGGTAAGAAACATATTGAGAGGCCAACCCCCTTGGGTTCCCATAGCATGCAAAGCATCCATATAAATTTTATCAATGTCTGGACGTTCTTCCCTGTCTAACTTGATGCATACGAAATCACGGTTTAA encodes the following:
- a CDS encoding thioredoxin domain-containing protein, encoding MANLSKKPNRLVHEKSPYLLQHAHNPVDWFPWGAEAFEKAQKEDKIILLSIGYSTCHWCHVMERESFEDDSTAEVLNRDFVCIKLDREERPDIDKIYMDALHAMGTQGGWPLNMFLTPTKEPILGGTYFPPENRYGKRSFKEVLRLVSEAWKNQREELVTAASDLTQYLRDHETRPNEGKLPAKEIIENNFERYLQVYDKDFFGFKTNSVNKFPPSMALSFLTEFYLLKKDPRALEMAFNTAYAMKSGGIYDQVGGGICRYATDHEWLVPHFEKMLYDNSLYVEALSLLYKATEEPFFLEVIREIVSYIRRDMTLGSGGIASAEDADSEGEEGKFYLWTHSELNQIIPDEEIQGFWNVTEEGNFEHQNILHVYWKGKNPFVDGIQFKPEFTNKLENTKEKLLANRSQRIRPLRDDKVLTSWNCLWIRALLSAYEVSGDTEYLNDAKKIYQFITKQLVGEDGSILRRFREGEAKYFGTLPDYTEFIWVSMKLFQLDEDIEAYTKGKRSLEYLFSHFASTVGPFYESFHGNEDLIVRTIEGYDGVEPSGNSTILHLFYLLFSFGYKGQDLESKANAIFSYFLPELTQNSLSYPSMISAFQKFQYPSKEVLVVYKDKDATEIKSIRKKLSKLKDPNLVWLVLEESKAKQLAEELELLTGRGAGSGILFYVCRNFSCELPKDNWEDTLTLIQQ
- the nadD gene encoding nicotinate (nicotinamide) nucleotide adenylyltransferase, whose protein sequence is MEVLFFGGSFNPPHLGHRHVIETISKSYPNDLLYICPNYVSPLKKKGKEFRANEIWELCLSEFESFLSEKVILWDEEIKKPNISYTVDSLRLLQNLHPNAQISLVIGEDNLSSFDLWKSFREILNLVKMVVVVRRETSFPNEVFIPEFIPKSKIRVLTNPVLPISSTEIRQIFYGNLVTEYLLPKTKELALKFLNLRDDGDPK
- the rsfS gene encoding ribosome silencing factor, encoding MPNISAETLEHLKKIKQTLIDKKCENIQFLDLKDVHSYLSLFVIATVKTETQGRSCAKDIDKYMKPLKLAVKRQNLTDLPKDATGWILLDYGEICVHIMTDEMRTYYSLDRLWGDATPIVV
- a CDS encoding glutamate-5-semialdehyde dehydrogenase, with amino-acid sequence MADELTSYAKDLATKARLASRGLKAFTTLEKNSVLKRVEELLLENESAIIEKNQIDMKNGQEKGLSSSMMDRLLLDSKRIKGMAKSIEEIRNLPDPVGEVVRGTILPNGLELLTKRVPIGVVMTIFESRPNVIIDIASLSFKSGNACILRGGSEAFHSNLILSSLFHQAIEEKKLPGVTKDVVTFVENTNREAMVPFFQLDDLIDVIVPRGGEALIRFVSENSKIPVIKHDKGVTNLYLSQHANPEIVLPILLNSKVQRPGVCNALENLLVHKDYPNLKNLLESLESNGVQILGDESVRKIVPSTKLASEEDFYTEFLDTRLSIKIVNSLSEAMENIRKYSSGHTECILSEDITEIQTFQKELDSAAIFVNCSTRFHDGGEYGLGAEVGISTGKLHVRGPMGLIHLTTTTTYVTGRGQVRG
- the yqeK gene encoding bis(5'-nucleosyl)-tetraphosphatase (symmetrical) YqeK; translation: MKQIPKTNVSLEDWILFFTEEVPNHVTETRFQHILRVANYAESLAKIHGHPHPKKAYLAGLCHDITKQKKPEVHSKLFHEYSLELNDIPSQALHAFSAPLWLEREYGFSDSEIAKAISSHTLGNTSPSLLDQILYAADFLGSDYAFRQPDLSLWVAKTEENLLYGVFMKASQTISFLMEKKEVIHPYTFYTYNQSANLIKETK
- a CDS encoding LytR C-terminal domain-containing protein produces the protein MLREAPKKQPIPAKTLLIAAGSFFLIALLFLVFRSKGGFSLDQKFSQSKRLPILFSVIGEKDEYLFSLYAEFYPNEKKAALFFVNPKTSFDDGEKSLKEKGSSAPSYLESVLEDTLDSNIPFKIVWTKEQFQNWVNLLGGLNLFFEPKSQHITKNYARNKQTYILDGEDCFDWMSSLTDESMISYIRRLEIQETIFLTILESIHDKRDLLGKQRVAYLHSQMTTNLSAKEWETLIDFLKKEKIHFGVSEVPGEPMGRPKFKDEVLKANEETVKVAFHKFSSELKSLSFSEGERARIEVLNGTPKNGLARYGKVLLNDKGLKVLSVDNAWDSSFKSSIILNRSGNTQYTDLISDTFQGRKVYFALRKDLGLDATVILGEDFQNSKD